In Camelus ferus isolate YT-003-E chromosome 5, BCGSAC_Cfer_1.0, whole genome shotgun sequence, one genomic interval encodes:
- the LOC116663842 gene encoding uncharacterized protein LOC116663842 isoform X1, with amino-acid sequence MNKVDGVCVCSVPIKFHGKRRATLSAFLAPVLLGHQGPDRGQRINVMKHGAEPPRVLPDWGCLVLPWAAVGHSRMRVHTLPHAQVCCHAATRMHTLTHTGSPALHDPQSFLRPQVHRRAGQDLASLPHLPFCRTQGDQNVLRPWLPSHPAPWCGVPSARPLCTRCGGPPLAPWPASCPGTPTGALSSASSPRAGPGLPRAAWERGPQEREAWPVEGGKEVGRRAGRERKGLPRPCFLSLSRSALWCVSSVRGDVTGREFREAAEMGSPHTCWGRSCGGDERFQQQQEETSLGINGVKARTLGEGVLNSPQTRPSPEQIKGKPSLEEAHSLILNRLSQKADSMKQHACENVEVALEVEGGRV; translated from the exons ATGAACAAGGTggacggtgtgtgtgtgtgttcggtCCCAATAAAGTTTCATGGTAAACGGAGAGCAACCCTGTCTGCTTTCCTTGCGCCTGTCCTCCTAGGACACCAGGGACCGGACAGAGGGCAGAGGATTAACGTGATGAAACACGGAGCAGAGCCCCCCAGGGTCCTCCCTGACTGGGGCTGCCTTGTGCTTCCCTGGGCCGCAGTGGGGCACTCACGCATGCGCGTGCACACGCTCCCACACGCGCAAGTGTGCTGCCACGCTgccacacgcatgcacacactcacgcacacggGCAGCCCTGCTCTCCATGATCCTCAGTCATTCCTCCGCCCTCAGGTCCACCGCAGGGCGGGCCAGgacctggcctccctgccccatTTGCCTTTCTGTAGGACCCAGGGTGACCAGAATGTGCTAAGGCCCTGGCTGCCTTCCCATCCGGCCCCCTGGTGTGGAGTCCCCAGCGCAAGGCCTCTGTGCACCAGGTGCGGCGGCCCTCCCCTCGCCCCATGGCCCGCCTCCTGCCCCGGCACCCCCACAGGGGCCCTGTCCTCGGCTTCCTCCccgagggcagggcctggcctcccCAGAGCTGCTTGGGAGAGGGGACCCCAGGAGCGGGAAGCCTGGccggtggagggagggaaggaagtcgGCAGGAGGgcgggaagggagaggaaggggctgccGCGCCCCTGCTTCCTGTCGCTCTCCCGGTCAGCCCTCTGGTGTGTTTCCAGCGTCAGGGGTGATGTTACAGGGAGAGAATTCAGAGAAGCGGCAGAGATGGGTAGTCCTCACACGTGCTGGGGTAGGAGTTGTGGCGGGGACGAACGTTTCCAACAGCAGCAGGAAGAGACGTCCCTGGGCATAAACGGAGTGAAAGCGCGAACCCTCGGTGAGGGGGTTCTGAACAGTCCTCAGACACGCCCTAGCCCGGAGCAGATAAAAGGAAAGCCATCTCTTGAAGAGGCCCATTCTCT CATCCTGAACAGACTGAGTCAGAAAGCTGACAGCATGAAGCAACACGCATGTGAAAATGTGGAAGTGGCTCTGGAAGTGGAAGGTGGAAGAGTCTGA
- the LOC116663842 gene encoding uncharacterized protein LOC116663842 isoform X3, giving the protein MNKVDGVCVCSVPIKFHGKRRATLSAFLAPVLLGHQGPDRGQRINVMKHGAEPPRVLPDWGCLVLPWAAVGHSRMRVHTLPHAQVCCHAATRMHTLTHTGSPALHDPQSFLRPQVHRRAGQDLASLPHLPFCRTQGDQNVLRPWLPSHPAPWCGVPSARPLCTSVRGDVTGREFREAAEMGSPHTCWGRSCGGDERFQQQQEETSLGINGVKARTLGEGVLNSPQTRPSPEQIKGKPSLEEAHSLILNRLSQKADSMKQHACENVEVALEVEGGRV; this is encoded by the exons ATGAACAAGGTggacggtgtgtgtgtgtgttcggtCCCAATAAAGTTTCATGGTAAACGGAGAGCAACCCTGTCTGCTTTCCTTGCGCCTGTCCTCCTAGGACACCAGGGACCGGACAGAGGGCAGAGGATTAACGTGATGAAACACGGAGCAGAGCCCCCCAGGGTCCTCCCTGACTGGGGCTGCCTTGTGCTTCCCTGGGCCGCAGTGGGGCACTCACGCATGCGCGTGCACACGCTCCCACACGCGCAAGTGTGCTGCCACGCTgccacacgcatgcacacactcacgcacacggGCAGCCCTGCTCTCCATGATCCTCAGTCATTCCTCCGCCCTCAGGTCCACCGCAGGGCGGGCCAGgacctggcctccctgccccatTTGCCTTTCTGTAGGACCCAGGGTGACCAGAATGTGCTAAGGCCCTGGCTGCCTTCCCATCCGGCCCCCTGGTGTGGAGTCCCCAGCGCAAGGCCTCTGTGCACCAG CGTCAGGGGTGATGTTACAGGGAGAGAATTCAGAGAAGCGGCAGAGATGGGTAGTCCTCACACGTGCTGGGGTAGGAGTTGTGGCGGGGACGAACGTTTCCAACAGCAGCAGGAAGAGACGTCCCTGGGCATAAACGGAGTGAAAGCGCGAACCCTCGGTGAGGGGGTTCTGAACAGTCCTCAGACACGCCCTAGCCCGGAGCAGATAAAAGGAAAGCCATCTCTTGAAGAGGCCCATTCTCT CATCCTGAACAGACTGAGTCAGAAAGCTGACAGCATGAAGCAACACGCATGTGAAAATGTGGAAGTGGCTCTGGAAGTGGAAGGTGGAAGAGTCTGA
- the BOK gene encoding bcl-2-related ovarian killer protein isoform X2: MEVLRRSSVFAAEIMDAFDRSPTDKELVAQAKALGREFVHARLLRAGLAWSAPERAAPAPGGRLAEVCAVLLRLADELELIRPSIYRNVARQLNISLQSETVVTDAFLAVAAQIFSADGRPQVRGQHRPRPPLSLACGRALQLWPLPEGCLLHAAAGEMSCCLGQRMPPGPPTPEALGPRKHRPPPPPSQEDPRSPASKLEALP, from the exons ATGGAGGTGCTGCGGCGCTCCTCGGTCTTCGCCGCCGAGATCATGGACGCCTTTGACCGCTCGCCCACCGACAAGGAGCTGGTGGCCCAGGCCAAGGCGCTCGGCCGGGAGTTCGTGCACGCGCGGCTGCTGCGCGCTGGCCTCGCCTGGAGCGCGCCCGAGCGCGCCGCGCCCGCGCCCGGCGGCCGCCTGGCCGAGGTGTGCGCGGTGCTGCTGCGCCTGG CGGATGAGCTGGAGCTGATCCGGCCCAGCATCTACCGCAACGTGGCCCGCCAGCTGAACATCTCCCTGCAGTCCGAGACCGTAGTGACTGACGCCTTCCTGGCTGTGGCGGCCCAGATCTTCTCTGCAG ACGGACGTCCTCAAGTGCGTGGTCAGCACCGACCCCGGCCTCCGCTCTCACTGGCTTGTGGCCGTGCTCTGCAGCTGTGGCCGCTTCCTGAAGGCTGCCTTCTTCATGCTGCTGCCGGAGAGATGAGCTGCTGTCTTGGGCAGAGGATGCCACCCGGCCCCCCAACCCCAGAGGCCCTTGGCCCCCGAAAGCATCgtcctccaccccctcccagccAGGAAGACCCTCGGAGCCCTGCGTCAAAGCTGGAggccctgccctga
- the BOK gene encoding bcl-2-related ovarian killer protein isoform X3, with product MAWSPKVFSFMSSVVSTLAAAQHDPHLTLPQHTPTPPQHRHPAPRAATNRKKPRSSPHADELELIRPSIYRNVARQLNISLQSETVVTDAFLAVAAQIFSAGITWGKVVSLYSVAAGLAVDCVRQAQPAMVHALVDCLGEFVRKTLATWLRRRGGWTDVLKCVVSTDPGLRSHWLVAVLCSCGRFLKAAFFMLLPER from the exons ATGGCTTGGAGCCCCAAAGTGTTCTCATTCATGTCGTCTGTTGTATCCACCCTTGCAGCTGCTCAGCATGACCCCCACCTGACCCTGCCCCAACATACCCCAACCCCTCCTCAGCACAGAcacccagctcccagggcagccACAAACAGGAAGAAGCCCAGGTCGAGTCCCCACG CGGATGAGCTGGAGCTGATCCGGCCCAGCATCTACCGCAACGTGGCCCGCCAGCTGAACATCTCCCTGCAGTCCGAGACCGTAGTGACTGACGCCTTCCTGGCTGTGGCGGCCCAGATCTTCTCTGCAG GCATCACGTGGGGCAAGGTGGTGTCCCTGTACTCCGTGGCCGCGGGGCTGGCTGTGGACTGCGTGCGGCAGGCCCAGCCTGCCATGGTCCATGCCCTCGTCGACTGCCTCGGGGAGTTCGTGCGCAAGACCCTGGCCACCTGGCTGCGGAGGCGCGGCGGATGG ACGGACGTCCTCAAGTGCGTGGTCAGCACCGACCCCGGCCTCCGCTCTCACTGGCTTGTGGCCGTGCTCTGCAGCTGTGGCCGCTTCCTGAAGGCTGCCTTCTTCATGCTGCTGCCGGAGAGATGA
- the LOC116663842 gene encoding uncharacterized protein LOC116663842 isoform X2: MNKVDGVCVCSVPIKFHGKRRATLSAFLAPVLLGHQGPDRGQRINVMKHGAEPPRVLPDWGCLVLPWAAVGHSRMRVHTLPHAQVCCHAATRMHTLTHTGSPALHDPQSFLRPQVHRRAGQDLASLPHLPFCRTQGDQNVLRPWLPSHPAPWCGVPSARPLCTRCGGPPLAPWPASCPGTPTGALSSASSPRAGPGLPRAAWERGPQEREAWPVEGGKEVGRRAGRERKGLPRPCFLSLSRSALWCVSSVRGDVTGREFREAAEMGSPHTCWGRSCGGDERFQQQQEETSLGINGVKARTLGEGVLNSPQTRPSPEQIKGKPSLEEAHSLHFGS; encoded by the exons ATGAACAAGGTggacggtgtgtgtgtgtgttcggtCCCAATAAAGTTTCATGGTAAACGGAGAGCAACCCTGTCTGCTTTCCTTGCGCCTGTCCTCCTAGGACACCAGGGACCGGACAGAGGGCAGAGGATTAACGTGATGAAACACGGAGCAGAGCCCCCCAGGGTCCTCCCTGACTGGGGCTGCCTTGTGCTTCCCTGGGCCGCAGTGGGGCACTCACGCATGCGCGTGCACACGCTCCCACACGCGCAAGTGTGCTGCCACGCTgccacacgcatgcacacactcacgcacacggGCAGCCCTGCTCTCCATGATCCTCAGTCATTCCTCCGCCCTCAGGTCCACCGCAGGGCGGGCCAGgacctggcctccctgccccatTTGCCTTTCTGTAGGACCCAGGGTGACCAGAATGTGCTAAGGCCCTGGCTGCCTTCCCATCCGGCCCCCTGGTGTGGAGTCCCCAGCGCAAGGCCTCTGTGCACCAGGTGCGGCGGCCCTCCCCTCGCCCCATGGCCCGCCTCCTGCCCCGGCACCCCCACAGGGGCCCTGTCCTCGGCTTCCTCCccgagggcagggcctggcctcccCAGAGCTGCTTGGGAGAGGGGACCCCAGGAGCGGGAAGCCTGGccggtggagggagggaaggaagtcgGCAGGAGGgcgggaagggagaggaaggggctgccGCGCCCCTGCTTCCTGTCGCTCTCCCGGTCAGCCCTCTGGTGTGTTTCCAGCGTCAGGGGTGATGTTACAGGGAGAGAATTCAGAGAAGCGGCAGAGATGGGTAGTCCTCACACGTGCTGGGGTAGGAGTTGTGGCGGGGACGAACGTTTCCAACAGCAGCAGGAAGAGACGTCCCTGGGCATAAACGGAGTGAAAGCGCGAACCCTCGGTGAGGGGGTTCTGAACAGTCCTCAGACACGCCCTAGCCCGGAGCAGATAAAAGGAAAGCCATCTCTTGAAGAGGCCCATTCTCT ccactttggaagctGA
- the BOK gene encoding bcl-2-related ovarian killer protein isoform X1: protein MEVLRRSSVFAAEIMDAFDRSPTDKELVAQAKALGREFVHARLLRAGLAWSAPERAAPAPGGRLAEVCAVLLRLADELELIRPSIYRNVARQLNISLQSETVVTDAFLAVAAQIFSAGITWGKVVSLYSVAAGLAVDCVRQAQPAMVHALVDCLGEFVRKTLATWLRRRGGWTDVLKCVVSTDPGLRSHWLVAVLCSCGRFLKAAFFMLLPER from the exons ATGGAGGTGCTGCGGCGCTCCTCGGTCTTCGCCGCCGAGATCATGGACGCCTTTGACCGCTCGCCCACCGACAAGGAGCTGGTGGCCCAGGCCAAGGCGCTCGGCCGGGAGTTCGTGCACGCGCGGCTGCTGCGCGCTGGCCTCGCCTGGAGCGCGCCCGAGCGCGCCGCGCCCGCGCCCGGCGGCCGCCTGGCCGAGGTGTGCGCGGTGCTGCTGCGCCTGG CGGATGAGCTGGAGCTGATCCGGCCCAGCATCTACCGCAACGTGGCCCGCCAGCTGAACATCTCCCTGCAGTCCGAGACCGTAGTGACTGACGCCTTCCTGGCTGTGGCGGCCCAGATCTTCTCTGCAG GCATCACGTGGGGCAAGGTGGTGTCCCTGTACTCCGTGGCCGCGGGGCTGGCTGTGGACTGCGTGCGGCAGGCCCAGCCTGCCATGGTCCATGCCCTCGTCGACTGCCTCGGGGAGTTCGTGCGCAAGACCCTGGCCACCTGGCTGCGGAGGCGCGGCGGATGG ACGGACGTCCTCAAGTGCGTGGTCAGCACCGACCCCGGCCTCCGCTCTCACTGGCTTGTGGCCGTGCTCTGCAGCTGTGGCCGCTTCCTGAAGGCTGCCTTCTTCATGCTGCTGCCGGAGAGATGA